A single region of the Duganella sp. BuS-21 genome encodes:
- a CDS encoding recombinase family protein, with translation MKTIYYGRISTTEGQTSASQYDDAAKHGVQPKHVHIDEGVSGYHVAPTDRAEWKRVMDKLSDGGVLYVRWLDRISRRYDELHSVMQSLMKMGVKVVCTLNGMEFDGTATEPMLKATRDAVLAFMAAQGEADYLNRREMQKRGIEVAKATQDGRYKGRSKTLNPVEVKAWRAEHGKSIAATAEHFAISVATVKRYCAG, from the coding sequence ATGAAAACTATCTACTACGGACGCATTAGCACCACCGAAGGGCAGACCAGCGCGAGCCAGTACGATGACGCAGCCAAGCATGGCGTACAGCCGAAGCACGTACACATTGATGAAGGCGTGAGCGGCTACCATGTAGCGCCTACCGACCGCGCAGAGTGGAAGCGTGTCATGGACAAGCTGTCTGATGGTGGTGTGCTGTACGTGCGCTGGTTAGACCGCATCAGCCGTCGCTACGACGAACTACACTCCGTCATGCAAAGCCTGATGAAGATGGGCGTCAAGGTGGTCTGCACCCTGAACGGCATGGAGTTTGACGGCACTGCTACTGAGCCGATGTTGAAGGCTACTCGTGATGCTGTGCTGGCCTTCATGGCCGCGCAGGGCGAAGCCGACTACCTGAACCGCCGTGAGATGCAGAAGCGTGGTATTGAGGTAGCCAAGGCCACGCAGGACGGGCGCTACAAGGGGCGCAGCAAGACGCTGAACCCGGTTGAGGTGAAGGCGTGGCGTGCTGAACACGGCAAGAGCATAGCGGCCACTGCCGAACACTTCGCTATCTCGGTCGCTACCGTGAAACGCTACTGCGCTGGCTGA
- a CDS encoding recombinase family protein: protein MTASTSPALGKKRAGKCNYCEATTRLHTHHIIPRSLGGPDEDHNILTVCKDHHWQLHGIHEKASFSELTKAGMAEAKKRGAVFGNRTNLKEAQAKGAAAVKAKADAFAMRLRPIIERLRQTGMSIRAIAEQFNAMSVPTASNGSWYSKTVSNILTRPV, encoded by the coding sequence ATGACAGCATCAACATCACCAGCGCTCGGCAAGAAGCGCGCAGGCAAGTGCAATTACTGCGAGGCCACTACCCGCCTACACACGCATCACATCATCCCCCGCTCTCTCGGCGGACCTGATGAAGACCACAACATCCTGACCGTGTGCAAAGACCATCACTGGCAGCTTCATGGCATCCACGAGAAGGCAAGCTTCTCCGAACTAACCAAGGCCGGGATGGCAGAAGCCAAGAAGCGAGGCGCAGTGTTCGGCAACCGGACGAACTTGAAGGAAGCGCAGGCCAAAGGCGCAGCAGCCGTCAAGGCCAAGGCTGACGCCTTCGCAATGCGCCTGCGCCCTATCATCGAACGTTTGCGACAAACCGGCATGAGCATCCGTGCGATTGCAGAGCAATTCAACGCTATGAGCGTACCGACAGCCAGCAACGGCAGTTGGTACAGCAAGACCGTCAGCAACATCCTGACCCGCCCAGTTTGA
- a CDS encoding helix-turn-helix domain-containing protein, which produces MEAIKLTALRDFAVDHLPRAQQTRKQKHATTDDYHYALYGAAILALASATATAVEQAAAQLLRLTMSLSINWEADKFPTARRRYELGHQAIASAGDLCKLTDTSLPWLTDAMTHEAPPPAPPEPEAAPLPPLLALGLAPLVPGIALTTAEAAAYLKCHPQTLRNWASNGTGPLQPTRTGNRLYWQSVDVLRATTGK; this is translated from the coding sequence ATGGAAGCCATCAAACTGACCGCCCTTCGGGACTTCGCTGTAGACCACCTCCCACGGGCGCAGCAAACACGGAAGCAGAAGCATGCGACCACGGACGATTATCACTATGCCCTCTACGGTGCTGCTATTCTCGCCCTCGCTTCTGCGACCGCTACCGCAGTCGAGCAGGCAGCCGCGCAACTTCTGCGACTGACCATGAGCCTATCGATCAACTGGGAGGCCGACAAGTTCCCTACAGCCCGACGGCGGTACGAACTGGGCCATCAGGCCATCGCATCGGCTGGCGACCTCTGCAAACTTACAGATACGTCCCTGCCGTGGCTGACTGACGCCATGACGCACGAAGCACCGCCACCAGCACCACCCGAGCCGGAAGCGGCTCCACTGCCGCCGTTGCTCGCTCTCGGACTTGCACCGCTGGTTCCCGGCATCGCACTGACCACAGCCGAAGCAGCGGCGTACTTGAAGTGCCATCCGCAGACCCTGCGAAACTGGGCCAGCAACGGGACTGGTCCCTTGCAGCCAACTCGCACAGGTAATCGCCTCTACTGGCAATCAGTGGACGTGTTACGGGCCACGACCGGCAAGTAG
- a CDS encoding integrase family protein, whose translation MAKENLTILRVQEFTCPPEQSQAFLWDTKSPGLALRASRSGTKTYIFQAKIRGAGIDPRITIGSPDTWKLPDAREQARLYKLMTDKGQDPREVEATKRTLEASAKAEQARTVTRESVTLGDVWPTYLADRKPMWSDGHYNNHVNLSAEGGKDKKRGKGKTVTGPLYALMDVRLADLTSDRIADWMTKEAETRATSAAQSFRILRAFIRWADDVEVYRDIIPKGAYTARKVRDATPSPEAKHGDSLQREQLQAWFAGVLGLNNKTRSVYLQALLLTGARRTELTELRWENVDFEWNKMLIGDKVEGNREIPLPPYLSILLYNLPRINEWVFASTQSESGHIEEPKDAHGKALKAAGLPHLTIHGLRRSFGTLTEWLHVPVGVVAQINGHKPSALAEKHYKRRPIDMLRYWHVKIEHWILEEARVAWKPSN comes from the coding sequence GTGGCGAAAGAAAATCTAACCATCCTTCGGGTGCAGGAATTCACCTGTCCACCCGAACAGTCCCAAGCCTTCCTCTGGGACACGAAGTCACCCGGCCTCGCCCTACGTGCATCCCGGTCAGGCACCAAGACCTATATCTTTCAGGCGAAGATCAGGGGTGCTGGCATTGACCCACGCATAACCATCGGCTCCCCGGACACTTGGAAGCTTCCTGACGCACGGGAACAGGCACGCCTGTACAAGTTAATGACCGACAAGGGGCAAGACCCGCGTGAGGTAGAGGCAACCAAACGCACCTTGGAAGCTTCCGCCAAGGCAGAGCAGGCCCGAACCGTCACCCGAGAGTCCGTCACCCTTGGCGACGTGTGGCCGACCTACCTTGCCGACCGCAAGCCTATGTGGAGCGACGGCCACTATAACAACCATGTCAACCTGTCAGCGGAAGGCGGGAAGGACAAGAAGCGCGGCAAGGGAAAAACTGTCACTGGGCCGCTGTACGCCTTGATGGATGTACGCTTGGCTGATTTGACCAGCGACCGGATTGCAGATTGGATGACAAAGGAAGCCGAAACTCGCGCCACCAGCGCAGCACAAAGCTTTCGCATCCTCCGCGCCTTCATTCGCTGGGCCGATGATGTAGAAGTCTACCGAGACATCATTCCGAAAGGCGCGTACACCGCTCGCAAGGTGCGTGACGCCACCCCGTCACCGGAAGCCAAGCATGGAGACAGCCTACAACGCGAACAGCTTCAAGCATGGTTCGCTGGTGTACTCGGCCTGAACAACAAAACTCGCTCGGTCTATTTGCAAGCTCTTCTGCTGACAGGTGCGCGACGGACTGAACTGACCGAACTACGCTGGGAGAACGTTGATTTCGAGTGGAACAAGATGCTCATAGGCGACAAGGTGGAAGGCAACCGGGAGATTCCGCTGCCACCCTACCTGTCCATCTTGCTCTACAACCTGCCACGGATCAATGAGTGGGTCTTCGCCAGTACGCAGTCTGAATCAGGCCACATTGAAGAACCAAAGGACGCTCACGGCAAGGCATTGAAGGCGGCTGGCTTACCTCACCTGACCATTCACGGCCTACGCCGGTCATTTGGTACACTGACGGAATGGCTGCACGTGCCGGTAGGCGTCGTCGCGCAGATCAACGGCCACAAGCCGAGCGCCTTAGCTGAAAAGCACTACAAGCGCCGCCCCATCGACATGCTTCGATACTGGCATGTCAAGATTGAACACTGGATACTGGAAGAAGCACGAGTAGCATGGAAGCCATCAAACTGA
- a CDS encoding YeeE/YedE family protein, giving the protein MTIDWNSFTPGASLAGGLLIGLAAALFVVLNGRIAGISGIVGGLIKPRRGDIAWRLAFIAGIVVAPIIYAIFFDVPEVRIDADSGTLILAGLIVGLGTRFGSGCTSGHGVCGISRLSMRSVLATLIFMLTGFTTVFLMRQL; this is encoded by the coding sequence ATGACGATAGATTGGAACAGCTTCACCCCTGGAGCCAGCCTTGCCGGCGGTCTGCTGATCGGTCTTGCCGCCGCATTATTTGTAGTGCTGAACGGCCGTATTGCTGGAATTAGCGGAATAGTCGGTGGGCTGATAAAACCTCGTCGTGGCGATATCGCCTGGCGCCTGGCGTTTATTGCCGGCATTGTCGTCGCGCCGATTATCTACGCCATATTCTTTGATGTGCCGGAAGTGCGGATCGATGCGGATTCCGGCACTTTGATTCTGGCCGGTCTTATTGTCGGATTGGGAACACGTTTTGGCTCCGGTTGTACCAGCGGGCATGGTGTCTGCGGAATATCGCGTCTGTCGATGCGGTCGGTGCTCGCGACATTGATTTTTATGCTCACCGGTTTTACTACGGTATTTCTAATGCGTCAACTATGA
- a CDS encoding YeeE/YedE family protein, with translation MFIPFLVGLVFGLGLIISGMSNPAKVLAFLDLAGEWDPSLIFVMCGAIGVAFFAFLWAKARKTTLLGAEMKLPAATKIDRRLMIGAALFGMGWGIAGFCPGPALVGLGMGLPKAALFVIAMLGGMVLYELIERWRGG, from the coding sequence ATGTTTATTCCCTTTTTAGTAGGCTTGGTTTTTGGTTTAGGGCTGATTATTTCCGGCATGTCCAATCCAGCCAAAGTGCTGGCGTTTCTCGACTTGGCTGGAGAATGGGACCCATCCTTGATATTCGTCATGTGCGGCGCTATCGGCGTCGCATTTTTTGCATTTCTTTGGGCCAAAGCGCGGAAAACGACTTTACTCGGTGCCGAAATGAAATTACCGGCCGCAACTAAAATAGACCGCCGCCTGATGATCGGCGCGGCATTATTCGGCATGGGCTGGGGCATCGCCGGTTTCTGCCCCGGGCCGGCGTTGGTGGGGCTAGGCATGGGGTTGCCGAAAGCGGCGCTGTTCGTCATCGCCATGCTTGGCGGCATGGTGCTGTACGAGTTGATCGAACGCTGGCGCGGTGGATAA
- a CDS encoding flavin reductase family protein — protein sequence MDDQYFYEPAQGHGLPHDPFNAIVGPRPIGWISTRSAGGTLNLAPYSFFNAFNYTPPLIGFASIGRKDTLRNIEETQEFVWNLATRPLAEAMNASCAPAPPEVDEFQLAGLTPAASTVVVAPRVAESPVAFECKCSQIIRLQGASGVETDTWLILGEVVGVHIARGLLRDGIYDTAGAQPILRGGGPADYFDITPDNLFRMRRPSYP from the coding sequence ATGGACGATCAATACTTCTATGAACCGGCGCAAGGCCACGGCCTGCCGCACGACCCTTTCAACGCCATCGTCGGCCCGCGCCCGATCGGCTGGATTTCCACCCGGTCGGCCGGCGGCACGCTGAACCTGGCGCCGTACAGCTTCTTCAACGCCTTCAATTACACGCCGCCCTTGATCGGTTTTGCCAGCATCGGCCGCAAGGACACGCTGCGCAATATCGAGGAAACCCAGGAATTCGTCTGGAACCTGGCGACGCGGCCGCTGGCCGAGGCCATGAACGCCAGTTGCGCTCCGGCGCCGCCGGAGGTCGATGAGTTCCAGTTGGCCGGCCTCACGCCCGCCGCGTCCACCGTGGTGGTGGCGCCGCGCGTGGCGGAAAGCCCGGTGGCGTTCGAGTGCAAGTGCAGCCAGATCATTCGCCTGCAAGGCGCGTCCGGCGTGGAAACCGATACCTGGCTGATACTGGGGGAGGTGGTGGGTGTACACATTGCGCGCGGCCTGCTGCGCGACGGCATTTACGACACGGCCGGGGCGCAGCCCATCCTGCGTGGCGGCGGCCCGGCCGATTACTTTGACATTACGCCGGATAACTTGTTCCGCATGCGGCGGCCCAGCTATCCCTGA
- a CDS encoding type II asparaginase → MPYQNTARWRHALLACAILLSSYAGAAEKLARVTILATGGTIAGSGATSTTTVGYTAATVGVDRLIAAVPELAKVANVKGEQVFQIASENMSNDHWLKLAKRVNTLLAQQDVDGIVITHGTDTLEETAYFLDLTVKSKKPVVLVGAMRPGTALSADGPINLYNAVLLAASQEAVGKGVLVAMNDQIHAARDVTKTNTSTPDSFKTPELGMLGYIQGNKPYFYHVSARKNTVDTEFDISKLDALPQVDIVYGYANVNPVALNALVAAGAKGIIHAGVGDGSLAASVKTGLVAARQQGVLIVRSSRVGQGIVARNGEANDDELDFVASDTLNPQKARILLMLALTKSADTKQIQRMFYTY, encoded by the coding sequence ATGCCCTACCAAAATACCGCCCGCTGGCGCCACGCCCTGCTGGCCTGCGCAATCTTGCTCAGTTCCTATGCCGGGGCAGCAGAAAAACTGGCCCGGGTCACCATCCTGGCCACCGGCGGCACCATCGCCGGCAGCGGCGCCACCAGCACCACCACGGTCGGCTACACCGCCGCCACCGTAGGCGTTGACCGTCTGATTGCGGCCGTGCCGGAACTGGCCAAAGTCGCCAACGTCAAGGGCGAACAGGTGTTCCAGATCGCCAGCGAAAACATGAGCAACGACCACTGGCTCAAGCTGGCCAAGCGCGTCAACACCCTGCTGGCGCAGCAGGACGTGGACGGCATCGTCATCACCCACGGCACCGACACGCTGGAAGAAACCGCCTACTTCCTCGACCTGACCGTCAAGAGCAAGAAGCCGGTGGTGCTGGTGGGCGCCATGCGTCCGGGCACCGCGCTGTCGGCCGACGGCCCGATCAACCTGTACAATGCCGTGCTGCTGGCCGCCAGCCAGGAAGCGGTCGGCAAAGGCGTGCTGGTGGCGATGAACGACCAGATCCACGCCGCGCGCGACGTCACCAAGACCAACACCTCCACCCCGGACAGCTTCAAGACGCCGGAATTGGGCATGCTGGGCTACATTCAGGGCAACAAGCCCTACTTCTATCATGTGTCGGCACGCAAAAACACGGTGGACACCGAGTTCGACATCAGCAAGCTGGACGCGCTGCCGCAGGTCGACATCGTCTACGGCTACGCCAATGTTAATCCAGTGGCGCTGAACGCGCTGGTGGCGGCTGGCGCCAAAGGCATCATCCACGCCGGCGTCGGCGATGGCAGCCTGGCGGCGTCGGTCAAGACCGGCCTGGTCGCGGCCCGCCAGCAGGGCGTGCTGATCGTGCGTTCCAGCCGCGTTGGCCAGGGCATCGTCGCGCGCAACGGCGAAGCCAACGATGATGAACTCGATTTCGTGGCGTCCGATACGCTCAATCCGCAGAAAGCCCGCATCCTGCTGATGCTGGCGCTGACCAAAAGCGCCGACACCAAGCAGATCCAGCGCATGTTCTACACCTATTGA
- a CDS encoding choice-of-anchor A family protein: MRTLKTLAIGTLAAIAAVSAQAAPLTSSQILNQFNAVITGEVSTTSDIEGRLVVNNLVKGATFYNNPRGNASDYSAINAITIGANGGGNINNGGGVNYVTSNAGSFNLNGSGGSIKHNVPTFTIADFSAPLNALEAQLAGMSSANSLLNASDPNNFNFGLTGNASSTSVFNITTSQLASAATINFSGTANTVIINVRYDGAVTQSGAKALTINGNFNDNSHLGNRIIWNFVDTTQVNFKGWYGTVLAGTSDVQAGSAMNGFLYAESYTGPGELHDRNFLGTLPTAPVPEPSTWAMMGVGLAGLALLRRRQKKA, translated from the coding sequence ATGCGCACACTGAAAACCCTTGCAATCGGCACCCTGGCGGCAATTGCCGCTGTCTCCGCTCAAGCAGCCCCGCTGACGTCGAGCCAGATCCTGAATCAGTTCAATGCTGTGATCACCGGCGAGGTGTCGACCACCAGCGATATTGAGGGCCGCCTGGTCGTCAACAACCTGGTCAAGGGCGCGACTTTCTACAACAACCCGCGCGGCAACGCCTCGGACTACTCGGCCATCAACGCGATCACCATCGGCGCCAATGGCGGCGGCAACATCAACAACGGCGGTGGCGTCAACTACGTCACCAGCAACGCCGGATCGTTCAATCTGAACGGCAGCGGCGGTTCCATCAAGCACAACGTGCCGACCTTCACAATCGCCGATTTTTCGGCGCCGCTGAACGCTCTGGAAGCCCAGTTGGCGGGCATGTCCAGCGCCAACAGCCTGCTCAATGCGTCCGATCCGAACAATTTCAACTTCGGCCTGACCGGCAACGCCAGCAGCACCTCGGTATTCAACATCACCACCAGCCAGCTGGCGTCGGCCGCCACCATCAATTTCAGCGGCACCGCCAACACCGTGATCATCAACGTGCGCTATGACGGTGCGGTCACTCAAAGTGGCGCCAAGGCGTTGACCATCAACGGCAATTTCAACGACAACAGCCATCTGGGCAACCGCATCATCTGGAATTTCGTCGACACCACGCAAGTGAACTTCAAAGGCTGGTACGGCACCGTGCTGGCCGGCACGTCGGACGTGCAAGCCGGTTCCGCCATGAACGGCTTCCTGTATGCCGAGAGCTACACCGGTCCCGGCGAACTGCATGATCGCAATTTCCTCGGCACCCTGCCGACCGCGCCGGTGCCGGAGCCAAGCACCTGGGCCATGATGGGCGTAGGTTTGGCCGGCCTGGCGTTGCTGCGTCGCCGTCAGAAAAAGGCCTGA
- a CDS encoding patatin-like phospholipase family protein, protein MTQESTPPYKRCMVMGGGGFRFGIYIGMYAALKQAGKAPDVLLASCGGAIAAAIIHNLPDPDAQRDWLSSEQMYNFWCGLRSTENAVLLGTLLRAAKRKLGKHNAPVIPDLFSDYLFEIPPQLPFPPATGTPQVDVAIIGGKLLFDRADVGQPRGQRKLYAETVFCGARAAAALQGMDSPLNAPRWGDHAVARELLTDSSVDVTEAARISIADMIYFRCAHHRGDEYIGGVLDLFPVEIARRLGTEVVMEFKEAFDQVFSIPAWRAVLGVDGNARLRYANTHLADMRIDSSDVSVVLEKQQMQQKLDWLRNRIELRMPPHYQTFVQHMNDQWQYGYERAQEALARPLRQQPPIRRANRHSKPLSSIEP, encoded by the coding sequence ATGACGCAAGAATCGACTCCCCCATATAAACGCTGCATGGTGATGGGTGGCGGCGGCTTCCGCTTCGGCATCTACATCGGCATGTACGCCGCGCTGAAGCAGGCCGGCAAGGCGCCGGATGTGCTGCTGGCCAGCTGCGGCGGCGCCATCGCCGCCGCCATCATCCACAACCTGCCCGATCCCGATGCCCAGCGTGACTGGCTCTCGTCCGAACAGATGTACAACTTCTGGTGCGGGCTGCGCTCGACCGAAAACGCCGTGCTGCTCGGCACCCTGCTACGCGCCGCCAAGCGCAAGCTGGGCAAGCACAACGCGCCGGTGATACCGGACCTGTTCAGCGATTACCTGTTTGAGATTCCGCCGCAGCTGCCCTTCCCACCCGCCACCGGCACGCCGCAAGTGGACGTCGCCATCATCGGCGGCAAGCTGCTGTTCGACCGTGCGGACGTCGGCCAGCCGCGCGGCCAGCGCAAACTGTACGCGGAGACGGTGTTCTGCGGCGCGCGCGCGGCCGCCGCACTGCAGGGCATGGACTCGCCGCTCAACGCGCCGCGCTGGGGCGACCACGCCGTGGCGCGCGAGCTGCTGACCGACAGCAGCGTGGACGTTACCGAGGCGGCCCGCATCTCCATTGCCGACATGATCTATTTCCGCTGCGCCCACCATCGCGGCGACGAGTACATCGGCGGCGTGCTCGACCTGTTCCCGGTCGAAATCGCGCGCCGGCTAGGCACGGAAGTGGTGATGGAGTTCAAGGAAGCGTTCGATCAGGTGTTCTCGATTCCGGCCTGGCGCGCGGTGCTGGGCGTGGACGGCAATGCCCGCCTGCGCTACGCCAACACGCATCTGGCCGACATGCGCATCGATTCGTCGGATGTGTCGGTGGTGCTGGAAAAGCAGCAGATGCAGCAAAAGCTCGACTGGCTGCGCAACCGCATCGAGCTGCGCATGCCACCGCACTACCAGACCTTCGTCCAACACATGAACGACCAGTGGCAGTACGGCTACGAACGTGCCCAGGAAGCGCTGGCGCGGCCGCTGCGCCAGCAGCCGCCGATTCGCCGCGCCAACCGCCACAGCAAACCGCTGAGCAGCATCGAACCTTGA